Part of the Aquamicrobium lusatiense genome is shown below.
TGAAATGAACACCCGTCTGCAGGTGGAGCATCCGATCACCGAAGCCATCACCGGCGTCGATCTGGTGCACGAGCAGATCCGCGTCGCCTCCGGCGGCGGGCTTTCGGTGACGCAGAAAGACATCCGCTTTCAGGGTCATGCCATCGAATGCCGCATCAATGCGGAAGATCCGCGTACCTTCATGCCGTCGCCCGGCACGATCACGCACTTCCATACGCCGGGCGGGCTCGGCATCCGCGTCGATTCCGGCGTCTATTCCGGCTACCGCATCCCGCCATATTACGACAGCCTGATCGGCAAGCTCATCGTGCATGGCCGCAACCGCGTGGAATGCATGATGCGCCTGCGCCGCGCGCTGGACGAATTCGTGGTCGACGGCATCAACACCACGCTGCCGCTGTTCCGCGATCTCGTCGGCAACCATGACATCGCTGACGGCAACTATGACATCCACTGGCTGGAAAAGTATCTCGCCAAAGGCGAGTAACCTGCCGATGGAGCCTGTCATGGCCCGTATTCTCACCCCCCTCGAAAAGGGGGGTGAACGACGGCATGAAGACTGCCTGAACACAGACCGGACGCTGCGGCCATGATCCGCCCCTTCGCACCCGGCTTCCGCATCCCCACCGATCTCCTTTTGAAGGCCTATGCCTCCGGCGTCTTTCCCATGGCGGAAAGCGAAACGGATCCGGAAGTGTTCTGGGTGCGGCCGGAAATTCGCGGCATCATTCCGCTGGATGCCTTCCACGTACCCAGAAGCCTTGCCAAGACGCTGCGGCACAATCCGTTCGACATCAGGTTCGACACGGATTTCGAGGGCGTGATCGACGCCTGCGCGGAAAAGCGCGACGAGCGCCCTTCCACATGGATCAACGGCCCCATCCGGGAAGCCTATGTGCAGCTTCACTACATGGGCCATTGCCATTCTGTCGAGGCCTGGCGCGAAGGCCGCCTTGTCGGCGGGCTCTATGGTGTTTCGTTGGGACGCGTCTTCTTCGGAGAAAGCATGTTCTCGAAAGAAACCGACGCCTCCAAGGCCTGTCTGGTGGCGCTGGTGGAACGCTTGCGGCAACAGGGCTACAGCCTGCTCGACACCCAGTTCACCACGGAGCATCTCAAGCGCTTCGGCGCCATAGACGTGCCCCGTGCGCAGTATGAGCAGCTTCTGGCCGAGGCCCTTGTCGGCACGGCAAGCTTCACCCCTTCCAGCAGCGGTTGAAGCCGCCGCAACGCTGGCGTAGGATGGCACACGTTCCTCATATGTTCGACAAATGCGCACCGCCGTCAATGATCCCGAACACGGCTTCTGCCGTGACTGCCTGACACTGCAGCCGGCAGCGGTGCGACGCTGCGCGCATTGCGGCAGCCCGCGGCTCGTGCGCCATCCCGAGCTCTACGGGCTGCATCTGGCCCATATCGATTGCGACGCATTCTATGCGGCGGTGGAAAAGCGCGACAATCCGGCGCTGAAGGACAAGCCCGTCATCATCGGTGGCGGCAAGCGCGGTGTGGTCTCGACCGCCTGCTACATTGCGCGCATCAACGGCGTGCGCTCGGCCATGCCAATGTTCAAGGCGCTGGAAGCCTGCCCGGAAGCGACCGTCATCAAGCCCGACATGGAGAAATATGCCCGCGTCGGGCGCGAGGTGCGTGCCATGATGCAGGACCTGACACCGCTGGTCGAACCGATCTCGATCGACGAGGCCTTTCTCGATCTGAGCGGAACGGAACGCATGCACGCCATGCCGCCGGCACTGGTGCTGGCGCGCTTTGCCCAAAGGCTGGAAAAGGAAATCGGCATCACCGCCTCGGTTGGCCTGTCCTACTGCAAGTTTCTTGCCAAGGTCGCGTCCGATTTCCGTAAACCCCGCGGCTTTTCCGTGATCGGGGAAGCGGAAGCGGTCAGTTTTCTTGCCGGGCAACCTGTGACGCTGATCTGGGGCGTCGGCAAGGCTTTTGCTGCCACACTGGAACGCGGCGGCATCCGCTCCATAGGCCAGTTGCAGAAGATGGAGCAGAGCGAACTGATGCGCCGTTACGGCAGCATGGGCAACCGGCTGTTCAGGCTGTCACGTGGTCAGGACGAACGCGTCGTCCACGCCGACCGCGACTCCAAGAGCGTATCGGCCGAAACCACTTTCGACACGGATTTTGGAGAACTGGACGATCTCGTTCCGGTGCTGCGCGCTCTTTCCGAAAAAGTGTCGGCGCGCCTGAAGAAAGCCAATCTGGCCGGCAGGACGGTGGTGCTGAAGCTGAAATCCAAGGATTTCAGGACACGCACCCGCAACCGGCAGCTGGGTGACCCCACCCGTCTTGCCGACCGCATCTTCGCCACCGGCCTCGAACTTATGCGCAGGGAAATCGACGGTACGAAGTACCGGCTTCTGGGCATCGGCGTGTCGGATCTGTGCGATGCCGAAAAGGCCGATCCTCCGGATCTCGTCGACACCCGCTCGCACAAGCGCGCCCTTGCCGAAGGCGCTATCGACGTGCTGCGAAACAAATTCGGTAATGGTGCCGTCGAGACGGGCTACACTTTCGGCCGTGGCCATCGCGGCAAGCCCACCCGCCCCGGCGAGGAAGACGAGCCGGAGGTGCGCCATCCCTGGGAGCGGATCTGAACCGGAGGTCCTTCACCGGATCAGTCGTTGTCGTCAGGAATGTTGAGAACCTTGCCGCAGGCCTTGCAATGGATGGCGTCAGGCTCATGCCTTTGCAGGCCGCAGCGCGGACAGGGGAAAAACACCTTGTTGGGCCGAAACAGCGCCCGCGCCAGCCGCACAAACAAAGTAATGCCGATGATCATGGTGACGATAGCCGTCAGCTTGCCGGCGACGCCGGGCAACACGATGTCACCAAAGCCCGTCGTCGTGACGGTCGCAACCGTCACATACATGGCATCCACATAGCCTTCAAAGCCGGAGCCGTTACGGAAGAAGAATGTGTAGACGAAGCCCGTAACCACGAACAGAAAGGTCAGCAGATTGACGACCGCATGGCTGGCCTCGCGCCATGGCCGCAGCCGTTTCATCTCGAAATGACGCCACAATGTGCCGCTGCGTGACAGCGACCACAGGCGCAATATGCGCAGGAACGCCAGATTGGCGAGCGCCTGCGGAAACAGCAGCGTCAGCAGGATGAAGATGTCGATCCAGGAGGTGGGCTGGCGGATCAGCCGCAACATGTCCGTGGAGGCGAGCAGCCTGCCGGCCATGTCCGCAGCGACAAGGGCGGCGACCAGATAGTCGATCCACAGGAAGCTGGGCGTTTCCTGCAACACCGGCGTCAGGATGAAAAAAATGATGATGGCCAGATCGACCACGATGGTGGCGACCTGGAAGCGGAACGCAGCCGGCGAATTGCCGTGGTAAAGCTTTCGCAGCCCATCCCGGATGGCGGCAAGACCGGTCAGTTGCACGTCTTCGGCGTCGTTGTTCATTGCCAAGCGATAGCGCTTCGCCGCGGGAGCGTCCAGTGAAGCCGGCTTACACCAGTTCCACCTCGATCACGCCCGGAACCGCGCCTATTGCCGAGGCGATGCGCGGGTCGATGCGATAGCGGTTGGGCAGCGCCACCTCGATCTCGCCCTGCCCCTCCTCCTTCAGCACCACGATGCTGACCTGCCCTTCGCCGCTTTGCGACAGTCGGGCGGCAACGGAATCGACAGGCTCGGCACCACGCACAAAAATGCGCAGCAGCTTCTGCACCTGGCTGGCAGCGTCGTCCAGTGACCTCACCGCCTGTATGCGCAGATTGACACCTTCCGGCCTGTCCTCGGCGCCGACCTCGATGACCACGGATTTGCCCGCCTCCAGATGGTCGCGGTACTGCGCCAGCGTTTCGGAGAACATCACGGCCTCGAACTGGCCGCTGGTATCGGAGAAATTCACCACACCCATCTTGTTGCCGGTACGGGTTTTCCGCTCCTGCTTGGAGGTGACGGTTCCTGCGAGACGTCCGGCCGATGCACCACGTTTCACGGCAGCGGCGAAATCAGCCCAGTTCTGCACCCGCATCTTCTCCAGAACCTGCTTGTACTCATCCAGCGGATGCGCCGAGAGATAGAAGCCCACCACCTGAAATTCGCGGTGCAGACGCTCCGCCGGCAGCCATGGCTCGACGGCGGGCAAGTTGAGCGCATTCGACTGCGCGCCGAGCGAAACACCGAAAATATCGCCCTGCCCCGAGGTTGCGTTCTGCTGGGCAAGGGCCGCCAGTCCCATCATGCGCTCCACGCCCGCCATCATGGCGGCGCGCTCGTGGCCAAAGCAATCGAAGGCGCCCGCCATGATCAGGCTTTCGAACACGCGCTTGCCGACGATCTTCGGGTCGATGCGCTCGCAGAAATCGGCAAGGCTGCGGAACTGGCCTTCATCGCGCTTTTCCACGATGTGATCGACCGCCGCTTCGCCCACGCCCTTGAGGGCTGCCAGCGAATAGAAAATCTTGTTTTCGCCGACCTCGAACTCGCGATAGCTGGTCAGCACCGATGGCGGCACCACCTCGATGCCGAGGCGCATGGCGTCCTGCCGGAAATCGGCGAGCTTGTCGGTGTTGTTCATGTCGAGCGTCATCGACGCCGCAAGAAACTCCACCGGATAGTGCGCCTTCAGATAGGCGGTCTGATAGGAAACCACCGCATAGGCGGCGGCATGCGACTTGTTGAAGCCGTAGTCAGCGAACTTGGCCAGCAGATCGAAGATGAAGTTGGACTGCTGCTTGCTCACCCCGCGCTCGACCGCGCCGGAGACGAAGCGCTCGCGCTGCTTGTCCATTTCCGCGCGGATCTTCTTGCCCATGGCGCGGCGCAGCAGGTCTGCTTCGCCGAGCGAATAGCCTGCCAGCTCCTGCGCGATCTGCATCACCTGTTCCTGATAGACGATGACGCCTTGTGTCTCGCGCACCAGATGATCGATCTTGGGGTGGATGGAAGCGGTTTCCTCCTCGCCATGCTTGCGGGCGTTGTAGGTGGGAATGTTCTCCATCGGGCCGGGCCGGTAGAGCGCCACCAGCGCGATGATGTCCTCGATGCAGTCCGGGCGCATGCCGATCAGCGCCTTGCGCATGCCCGCCGATTCCACCTGGAACACGCCGACCGTCTCGCCGCGCGAAAGCATGGAATAAGTCGGCTGGTCGTCCAGAGGCAGCCTGGACAGGTCGATGTCGACGCCCCGCCGACGTATCAGCTTCACCGCCGTTTCCAGCACGGTCAGCGTCTTGAGGCCGAGGAAGTCGAACTTCACCAGCCCCGCGTCTTCGACCTTCTTCATGTTGAACTGCGTGACCGGCATGTCCGAACGCGGATCGCGGTACATCGGCACCAGTTCCCACAAGGGCCGGTCGCCGATGACGATGCCGGCCGCATGGGTGGAGGCGTGGCGGTAGAGCCCTTCCAGCTTCAGCGCCATGTCGAGCAGGGTCTGGACGATCGGCTCCTTCTCCACCTCCTCGGCAAAGCGCGGCTCGGCCTCGATGGCGTCCTTGAGCTTGACCGGATTGGCGGGATTGGCCGGCACCATCTTGCACAGCCGGTCGACCAGCCCGTAGGGCATTTGCAGCACGCGACCGACATCGCGCAGCACCGCGCGCGCCTGAAGCGTTCCGAAGGTGATGATCTGCCCTACCTGCTCGCGGCCGTATTTGCCCTGCACGTAGCGGATCACCTCTTCGCGTCGGTCCTGACA
Proteins encoded:
- the aat gene encoding leucyl/phenylalanyl-tRNA--protein transferase produces the protein MIRPFAPGFRIPTDLLLKAYASGVFPMAESETDPEVFWVRPEIRGIIPLDAFHVPRSLAKTLRHNPFDIRFDTDFEGVIDACAEKRDERPSTWINGPIREAYVQLHYMGHCHSVEAWREGRLVGGLYGVSLGRVFFGESMFSKETDASKACLVALVERLRQQGYSLLDTQFTTEHLKRFGAIDVPRAQYEQLLAEALVGTASFTPSSSG
- a CDS encoding DNA polymerase IV; translated protein: MRTAVNDPEHGFCRDCLTLQPAAVRRCAHCGSPRLVRHPELYGLHLAHIDCDAFYAAVEKRDNPALKDKPVIIGGGKRGVVSTACYIARINGVRSAMPMFKALEACPEATVIKPDMEKYARVGREVRAMMQDLTPLVEPISIDEAFLDLSGTERMHAMPPALVLARFAQRLEKEIGITASVGLSYCKFLAKVASDFRKPRGFSVIGEAEAVSFLAGQPVTLIWGVGKAFAATLERGGIRSIGQLQKMEQSELMRRYGSMGNRLFRLSRGQDERVVHADRDSKSVSAETTFDTDFGELDDLVPVLRALSEKVSARLKKANLAGRTVVLKLKSKDFRTRTRNRQLGDPTRLADRIFATGLELMRREIDGTKYRLLGIGVSDLCDAEKADPPDLVDTRSHKRALAEGAIDVLRNKFGNGAVETGYTFGRGHRGKPTRPGEEDEPEVRHPWERI
- a CDS encoding ion transporter; the protein is MNNDAEDVQLTGLAAIRDGLRKLYHGNSPAAFRFQVATIVVDLAIIIFFILTPVLQETPSFLWIDYLVAALVAADMAGRLLASTDMLRLIRQPTSWIDIFILLTLLFPQALANLAFLRILRLWSLSRSGTLWRHFEMKRLRPWREASHAVVNLLTFLFVVTGFVYTFFFRNGSGFEGYVDAMYVTVATVTTTGFGDIVLPGVAGKLTAIVTMIIGITLFVRLARALFRPNKVFFPCPRCGLQRHEPDAIHCKACGKVLNIPDDND
- the dnaE gene encoding DNA polymerase III subunit alpha, whose amino-acid sequence is MKTLPASASGRIFVHLRVHSAYSLLEGALQLGAIVGHAVKDSAPAVAVTDTNNLFGALEFAQKATKDGVQPLMGCQVDLSFAGEPADGPRDRRRAGPDMAPVVLIAANEEGYANLVRLVSHAYLDTPSGEPVHATSDMLEQYREGVICLTGGPRGPVGAALKADRQELAESRLLFLKEMFGDRLYVELERVSGYDRGIEQRTIDLAYRHELPLVATNEAFFLKREDYEAHDALIAIAEGSVIAVDDRRRLSPDNYLKSQAEMAKLFADLPEALDNTVEIAMRCSYYPKNRKPILPRFAGADVEDPDAAERAEAEELKRQAREGLARRLEAHGPTKGHTVEDYRERLEFELGVIERMKFPGYFLIVADFIKWAKEHDIPVGPGRGSGAGSLVAYALTITDIDPLRFSLLFERFLNPDRVSMPDFDIDFCQDRREEVIRYVQGKYGREQVGQIITFGTLQARAVLRDVGRVLQMPYGLVDRLCKMVPANPANPVKLKDAIEAEPRFAEEVEKEPIVQTLLDMALKLEGLYRHASTHAAGIVIGDRPLWELVPMYRDPRSDMPVTQFNMKKVEDAGLVKFDFLGLKTLTVLETAVKLIRRRGVDIDLSRLPLDDQPTYSMLSRGETVGVFQVESAGMRKALIGMRPDCIEDIIALVALYRPGPMENIPTYNARKHGEEETASIHPKIDHLVRETQGVIVYQEQVMQIAQELAGYSLGEADLLRRAMGKKIRAEMDKQRERFVSGAVERGVSKQQSNFIFDLLAKFADYGFNKSHAAAYAVVSYQTAYLKAHYPVEFLAASMTLDMNNTDKLADFRQDAMRLGIEVVPPSVLTSYREFEVGENKIFYSLAALKGVGEAAVDHIVEKRDEGQFRSLADFCERIDPKIVGKRVFESLIMAGAFDCFGHERAAMMAGVERMMGLAALAQQNATSGQGDIFGVSLGAQSNALNLPAVEPWLPAERLHREFQVVGFYLSAHPLDEYKQVLEKMRVQNWADFAAAVKRGASAGRLAGTVTSKQERKTRTGNKMGVVNFSDTSGQFEAVMFSETLAQYRDHLEAGKSVVIEVGAEDRPEGVNLRIQAVRSLDDAASQVQKLLRIFVRGAEPVDSVAARLSQSGEGQVSIVVLKEEGQGEIEVALPNRYRIDPRIASAIGAVPGVIEVELV